The following are encoded together in the Flavobacterium sp. TR2 genome:
- the ruvX gene encoding Holliday junction resolvase RuvX, whose translation MPRILSIDYGQKRTGIAVTDEMQIIASGLTTIPTHTLIDFLKDYFAKEKVEAVLIGEPKQMNGQPSESASVINGFAKHFSNIFPDMKVIRVDERFTSKMAFQTMIDSGLSKKQRQNKGLIDEISATILLQDYLSAKK comes from the coding sequence ATGCCAAGAATCCTTTCCATAGATTACGGACAAAAACGCACAGGAATTGCAGTGACAGACGAAATGCAGATTATTGCTTCGGGCTTAACCACAATTCCGACCCATACTTTGATTGACTTTTTGAAAGATTATTTTGCTAAAGAAAAAGTTGAAGCGGTTTTGATTGGCGAACCAAAACAAATGAACGGCCAGCCATCTGAAAGTGCTTCTGTGATTAATGGTTTTGCAAAGCATTTTTCGAATATCTTTCCAGATATGAAAGTGATTCGCGTTGACGAGCGTTTTACTTCAAAAATGGCATTTCAAACCATGATCGACAGCGGTTTAAGTAAAAAACAGCGTCAGAATAAAGGTTTAATAGACGAAATTTCCGCCACAATTTTGCTTCAAGATTATCTTTCCGCAAAAAAATAG
- a CDS encoding glycosyltransferase family 2 protein has translation MNSERQKLSVLIITLNEEQHIKSLLEDIDFADEIIVVDSYSTDKTVSIVESFKNVKLIQNPFADYTTQRNFALDQAKNSWVLFIDADERLTPELKSEIAATIGSKSTASAYFIYRTFMFKNSRLNFSGWQTDKIFRLFDKSKCRYNEERTVHEKLIVNGRIDTLKNKIIHFSYASYNDYKSKMYHYGILKANEKFAKGVKPYFLLLFLHPLYTFLYQFIIRLGFLDGKKGVIICYLNAYSVYIRYKELRKITSSRI, from the coding sequence ATGAATAGTGAAAGGCAAAAATTATCAGTCCTGATTATTACGCTTAACGAAGAACAGCACATAAAATCGCTTCTTGAAGACATTGATTTTGCTGACGAGATCATTGTTGTTGATTCCTACAGTACCGATAAAACAGTAAGCATTGTTGAGTCTTTCAAAAATGTAAAATTAATTCAGAATCCTTTTGCAGATTACACTACCCAACGAAATTTCGCCTTAGACCAGGCCAAAAACTCGTGGGTTTTATTTATTGATGCTGATGAAAGATTGACGCCTGAATTAAAATCTGAAATTGCAGCCACAATTGGTTCTAAAAGTACAGCAAGTGCTTATTTTATCTATCGCACTTTTATGTTCAAAAATAGCAGACTGAATTTTAGCGGCTGGCAGACTGATAAGATTTTCAGACTTTTTGACAAATCAAAGTGTCGATACAATGAGGAAAGAACTGTTCATGAAAAATTAATCGTAAACGGGCGAATTGACACTTTAAAAAACAAAATCATACATTTTTCGTACGCTTCGTATAACGATTACAAATCTAAAATGTACCATTATGGCATTCTTAAAGCCAATGAAAAATTTGCAAAAGGAGTAAAACCTTATTTTTTACTGCTGTTTCTCCATCCGTTATATACCTTCTTGTATCAGTTTATCATCCGTTTAGGTTTTCTGGACGGTAAAAAAGGCGTAATCATTTGTTATTTGAATGCTTACAGCGTTTACATTCGATATAAAGAATTAAGAAAAATTACTTCTTCCAGAATTTAA
- a CDS encoding glycosyltransferase family 9 protein yields the protein MRILVIQQKRIGDVLTSTIICNNLKTKFPDSTIDYMCYPNSIDVLIENPNIDNIIPVTNKIRKSTFEFIKFIFEIRRKKYDAVIDVYSKLGTSLITFFSGAKYKVSYHKWYSNIFYNYSYKRLDAVKSEFGLAIENRLMLLKPFFSEKITNVKPKIFLKESEIAAAKNTLNSYNVDPQKPLIMFGILGSEHYKTYPLDGMAKIIDFTVAKTNATILFNYIPNQKEQALEVYNHCSEETKRHIVFDLYATDLREFLAILSQCEMLIGNEGGAVNMAKALEVPTFSIFTPSVRKETWQIFENEAKNVSIHLKDLKPEIYEKHTEQYIKEHTFEYYAEYPLELMLQKLETYFQEYKN from the coding sequence ATGAGAATATTAGTCATTCAGCAAAAAAGGATTGGAGACGTTTTAACAAGCACAATTATCTGCAACAATCTTAAAACCAAGTTTCCAGATTCTACAATTGACTATATGTGTTATCCCAATTCGATTGATGTACTGATAGAAAATCCGAATATCGACAACATTATACCGGTGACTAATAAAATTCGAAAATCGACTTTTGAGTTCATTAAATTCATTTTTGAGATTCGAAGAAAAAAATATGATGCAGTAATAGACGTTTACAGCAAACTGGGAACTAGTTTAATCACGTTTTTTTCTGGAGCAAAATATAAAGTTTCTTACCACAAATGGTACTCTAATATCTTTTACAATTATAGCTACAAACGTCTTGATGCCGTAAAATCAGAATTTGGTTTGGCAATTGAAAACAGATTAATGTTGCTAAAGCCATTCTTCTCTGAAAAGATAACAAACGTAAAACCGAAAATCTTTTTAAAAGAATCTGAAATTGCAGCGGCTAAAAACACTTTAAACAGCTACAACGTAGATCCTCAAAAACCGTTGATCATGTTTGGAATTTTAGGAAGCGAACATTATAAAACATATCCGCTGGACGGAATGGCAAAAATTATTGATTTTACAGTGGCAAAAACAAATGCGACTATTCTCTTTAATTATATTCCGAACCAAAAAGAGCAAGCCTTAGAGGTTTACAATCATTGTTCTGAAGAAACTAAAAGACATATTGTTTTCGATTTATACGCTACCGATTTACGAGAATTTTTGGCCATTCTTTCTCAATGTGAGATGCTAATTGGAAATGAAGGAGGCGCAGTAAATATGGCAAAAGCACTTGAAGTTCCGACTTTCTCTATTTTTACTCCTTCTGTAAGAAAAGAAACATGGCAAATATTTGAAAATGAAGCAAAAAACGTTTCTATTCATTTAAAAGACTTAAAACCTGAAATCTACGAAAAGCATACAGAACAATACATAAAAGAACATACTTTTGAATATTATGCTGAATATCCATTGGAATTAATGCTTCAAAAACTAGAAACTTATTTTCAAGAATATAAAAATTGA
- a CDS encoding polysaccharide deacetylase family protein: MSKLPILMYHNVVQDEAQSLNLSISVSKLESQLKFLSDNNYTTFHFKDLENLNRLPSKSIIITFDDVTECQLTYAVPLLEKYKLKASFFVPFSFVGNFDYWIEGKEKIMSIEQLKGLNNNLIELGYHSFEHKRYSSLSKEELEADFIKSNSFIREHQLDIKPVLAYPFGNYAKKDAEFQVFEKIMRENGINYGLRIGNRVNKFPFKNNYLVKRIDIKGEDSLFRFRLKLKVGKLKLF; this comes from the coding sequence ATGTCAAAGTTGCCCATTTTAATGTATCATAACGTAGTTCAAGATGAAGCCCAATCTTTGAACTTAAGTATTTCTGTGTCAAAATTAGAGTCGCAATTAAAGTTTCTTAGCGACAATAATTACACAACATTTCATTTTAAGGATTTGGAGAATTTAAATCGTCTCCCTTCCAAAAGCATCATTATAACTTTTGATGATGTTACAGAATGTCAGCTTACATACGCAGTGCCTTTGCTTGAAAAATATAAACTCAAAGCTTCTTTTTTTGTGCCTTTTTCTTTCGTAGGAAATTTTGATTACTGGATTGAAGGGAAAGAAAAAATAATGAGCATTGAGCAATTGAAAGGGCTAAATAACAATTTAATTGAGTTGGGATACCATTCTTTTGAACATAAAAGATATAGTTCGTTATCAAAAGAAGAATTGGAAGCAGACTTTATTAAATCAAATAGCTTTATTAGAGAGCATCAATTAGATATAAAACCTGTTTTGGCATATCCTTTTGGCAATTACGCAAAGAAAGACGCCGAGTTTCAGGTTTTTGAAAAAATTATGCGCGAAAACGGCATAAACTATGGTTTGAGAATTGGAAACAGAGTAAATAAATTTCCTTTTAAAAATAATTATTTAGTCAAAAGAATTGATATTAAAGGGGAAGACAGTTTGTTTAGATTCAGGTTAAAATTAAAGGTTGGTAAACTTAAATTATTTTGA
- a CDS encoding malate:quinone oxidoreductase, whose translation MPDETIRSNSDVVLIGAGIMSATLGVILKELQPDIKIEIYERLDVAAAESSDAWNNAGTGHSAFCELNYTPEKADGSIDPKKAISIAESFEISRQFWSYLVQQNKVPSPDNFIKSVPHMSFVWGDKNVNYLKKRFEALQSNPIFADMTFSTDFEQLQKWMPLVMEGRTADEKLAATHMEIGTDVNFGALTRSMFNYLEKLDGVSLFFNHEVKKLKQREDKSWRIKIKDLSTGKTRKAYTKFVFIGAGGGSLPLLEKANVPEGNGYGGFPVSGQWLKCTNPEVIAKHQAKVYGKASVGAPPMSVPHIDTRVIDGEKALLFGPFAGFSTRFLKNGSYLDLPMSIKPNNLIPMLAAGYHNIPLTKYLIEQVRQSPKDRMKALREYLPTARSKDWKLEKAGQRVQVIKKDEKEGGVLEFGTEVINTHDGTLAVLLGASPGASTAVAIMVDLVSRCFTHQIKSPEWQAKLKTMIPSYGQTLNDKPELLEKLRKQTAEVLKLK comes from the coding sequence ATGCCTGACGAAACCATACGTTCAAATAGTGATGTAGTACTCATTGGCGCTGGAATAATGAGTGCCACTCTCGGAGTAATTTTGAAAGAATTACAACCAGATATAAAAATTGAAATTTACGAAAGATTAGATGTTGCTGCAGCAGAAAGCTCTGATGCTTGGAATAATGCAGGAACTGGACACTCTGCTTTTTGTGAACTAAATTATACTCCAGAAAAGGCAGACGGAAGCATAGATCCTAAAAAAGCAATAAGCATAGCAGAATCATTTGAGATTTCTCGCCAGTTTTGGTCTTACTTAGTACAGCAGAATAAAGTGCCGTCTCCGGATAATTTTATTAAAAGCGTGCCTCATATGAGTTTTGTGTGGGGAGATAAAAACGTAAATTATTTAAAAAAGAGGTTTGAAGCGCTTCAAAGCAACCCAATCTTTGCTGACATGACTTTTAGCACCGATTTTGAACAGCTTCAAAAATGGATGCCATTAGTTATGGAAGGAAGAACTGCTGACGAAAAATTAGCAGCAACACATATGGAAATTGGTACCGATGTTAATTTTGGTGCTTTAACAAGAAGTATGTTTAATTATTTAGAAAAACTAGACGGCGTTTCTCTGTTCTTCAATCACGAAGTTAAAAAGCTAAAACAGCGCGAAGACAAATCTTGGAGAATTAAAATTAAAGATTTATCGACAGGAAAAACTCGTAAAGCTTATACAAAATTTGTGTTTATTGGTGCAGGAGGGGGTTCTCTTCCTTTATTGGAAAAAGCCAATGTTCCAGAAGGAAATGGATATGGAGGTTTCCCTGTAAGCGGGCAATGGCTGAAATGCACCAACCCAGAAGTAATCGCAAAACACCAGGCAAAAGTGTACGGAAAAGCAAGTGTTGGAGCTCCTCCAATGTCTGTTCCGCATATAGATACACGTGTAATTGATGGAGAAAAAGCGCTTCTTTTTGGACCATTTGCAGGATTCTCAACGCGTTTCCTTAAAAACGGTTCTTATTTAGATTTGCCAATGTCTATTAAGCCTAATAACTTAATTCCGATGCTTGCTGCAGGATATCATAATATTCCATTAACGAAATATTTGATCGAGCAAGTGCGTCAGTCTCCAAAAGACAGAATGAAGGCATTACGCGAATATCTTCCAACAGCTCGCTCAAAAGACTGGAAATTAGAAAAAGCAGGACAGCGTGTTCAGGTTATTAAAAAAGATGAAAAAGAAGGTGGAGTTTTAGAATTTGGTACAGAAGTGATCAATACGCACGACGGAACTTTAGCAGTTTTATTAGGTGCTTCTCCAGGTGCTTCTACAGCTGTAGCAATTATGGTTGATTTGGTAAGCAGATGTTTTACTCATCAAATTAAATCGCCAGAATGGCAGGCAAAATTAAAAACAATGATTCCGTCTTACGGGCAGACGTTAAATGATAAGCCAGAGCTTTTAGAAAAATTAAGAAAACAAACAGCAGAAGTTTTAAAATTAAAGTAA
- a CDS encoding 2,3,4,5-tetrahydropyridine-2,6-dicarboxylate N-succinyltransferase — MNSLQTIIEQAWENRALLQETTTTDAIREVIELVDAGKLRVAEPVGDKWQVNEWVKKAVVMYFPIQKMETWESGIFEYHDKMLLKRNYAEKGIRVVPNAVARYGAYISSGVILMPSYVNIGAYVDEGTMVDTWATVGSCAQIGKNVHLSGGVGIGGVLEPLQAAPVIIEDGAFIGSRCIVVEGVHVGKEAVLGANVCLTASTKIIDVTGDEPVEMKGYVPARSVVIPGSYTKKFAAGEYQVPCALIIGTRKPSTDLKTSLNNALREYDVAV; from the coding sequence ATGAATTCTTTACAGACTATAATTGAACAAGCTTGGGAAAACAGAGCTTTATTGCAAGAAACTACAACTACTGATGCCATTAGAGAAGTGATCGAATTGGTAGACGCAGGAAAATTACGTGTTGCTGAACCAGTTGGTGACAAATGGCAGGTAAACGAATGGGTTAAGAAAGCAGTTGTAATGTATTTCCCGATTCAGAAAATGGAAACATGGGAATCTGGTATTTTTGAGTACCATGATAAAATGTTGCTAAAAAGAAATTATGCTGAAAAAGGAATTCGTGTGGTGCCAAATGCTGTTGCTCGCTATGGCGCATACATCTCAAGCGGTGTAATCTTAATGCCAAGCTACGTAAACATTGGAGCGTATGTAGATGAAGGAACAATGGTTGACACTTGGGCAACTGTAGGAAGCTGTGCTCAAATTGGTAAAAACGTGCACTTAAGCGGTGGTGTTGGTATTGGCGGTGTTCTTGAGCCATTGCAAGCTGCTCCAGTAATTATTGAAGACGGGGCTTTTATCGGTTCTCGCTGTATTGTTGTTGAAGGTGTTCATGTTGGTAAAGAAGCCGTTCTTGGAGCTAATGTATGTCTGACAGCATCTACTAAAATTATCGACGTTACAGGTGATGAGCCAGTTGAAATGAAAGGTTATGTGCCTGCTCGTTCTGTAGTTATTCCTGGAAGCTACACTAAGAAATTTGCTGCAGGAGAATATCAAGTTCCTTGCGCATTGATTATAGGAACTCGCAAACCGTCTACAGATTTAAAAACTTCTTTAAACAATGCACTTCGTGAGTACGATGTTGCGGTATAG
- a CDS encoding glycosyltransferase family 2 protein, translating to MGISGLVITFNEEKNIGKCIDALFKVCDEVIIVDSFSKDRTVEIAKEKGAQVIQQVFLGDGPQRTHGLPFCKNDWILNLDADEFLDKDAEKFILNKKYLEGNYDAFSFRVKNFLADKLIDFSGWYPDHKVRFFNKQTAHPSDSKVHQKIVTQNEKKVAVHILHYGWDSLDQIIAKKNQYSGWHAQQLFDQGKRINAFKPVLNGTVAFIRCYFFKKGIFNGLDGLSIAMIQAFFSYMKYAKLLKLQKKLK from the coding sequence ATGGGAATTAGCGGTTTGGTTATTACTTTCAATGAAGAAAAAAACATTGGAAAATGTATAGATGCTTTATTTAAAGTTTGTGACGAAGTTATTATTGTAGACTCTTTCAGTAAAGATCGTACAGTAGAAATAGCTAAAGAAAAAGGAGCACAGGTTATTCAGCAGGTATTTTTAGGAGATGGTCCGCAGCGCACGCACGGATTGCCTTTTTGTAAAAATGACTGGATCTTAAATCTTGATGCGGATGAATTTTTGGATAAAGATGCAGAGAAATTCATTCTGAATAAAAAATATCTGGAAGGAAATTATGATGCTTTCAGTTTTAGGGTAAAAAACTTTTTAGCAGATAAATTGATTGATTTCTCGGGATGGTACCCAGATCATAAAGTTCGTTTTTTTAATAAGCAAACGGCACATCCTTCAGATTCTAAAGTGCATCAGAAAATTGTAACTCAAAATGAAAAAAAAGTTGCCGTACACATTCTTCATTACGGTTGGGATTCTTTAGACCAAATTATTGCAAAGAAGAACCAGTATTCTGGATGGCACGCGCAACAGCTATTTGATCAAGGAAAAAGAATAAATGCTTTTAAACCTGTTCTTAACGGAACTGTGGCTTTCATTCGTTGCTATTTCTTTAAAAAAGGAATTTTTAATGGACTTGACGGACTGTCAATCGCAATGATTCAGGCTTTTTTCTCTTATATGAAATATGCCAAGCTTTTGAAACTTCAAAAAAAGCTAAAATAA
- a CDS encoding type II toxin-antitoxin system RelE/ParE family toxin translates to MTIRISNEFLKLLKEQVHYIYKDKPKAALKFRKDLLRNIKKDLKHPFLFKKSRYFDNENIRDYVFKGYVSVYEINIDKNIVFIFGFIKYRDSI, encoded by the coding sequence ATGACAATTAGAATTTCGAATGAATTTTTAAAATTATTAAAAGAACAAGTTCATTATATTTATAAAGATAAACCTAAAGCAGCGCTAAAGTTTAGGAAAGATTTGCTTAGAAATATTAAAAAAGATTTAAAACATCCCTTTCTTTTTAAAAAATCAAGATATTTTGATAATGAAAACATTAGGGATTATGTTTTTAAAGGTTACGTTTCTGTTTATGAGATTAATATCGATAAAAACATTGTTTTTATTTTCGGTTTTATAAAATATAGAGACTCCATTTAA
- a CDS encoding PAS domain-containing protein, which translates to MNQENHLQNRVIIDKEVSWDKTQVIMSKTNAYGIIEYANEVFVDVCGYEDYELMGQPHNIIRHPDMPKVIFKVLWENLKNGKNFHAIVKNLAKSGRYYWVITDFEIARDENDVIVNYFGRRQAVPQEVIAMHIEPLYKKLLQIEAASGVEFSEKYLIGFLEERKRTYVEYIKELIYEHEKSQSKFANYSEEEDGGEEEEHRGFFSRLFGR; encoded by the coding sequence ATGAATCAAGAAAATCACCTTCAAAACAGAGTTATTATAGACAAAGAAGTAAGCTGGGATAAAACTCAGGTTATCATGAGTAAAACAAATGCATATGGCATTATAGAATATGCCAACGAAGTGTTTGTAGATGTTTGTGGTTATGAAGACTATGAATTAATGGGACAGCCTCATAATATCATACGTCACCCGGATATGCCAAAAGTAATCTTTAAAGTGCTTTGGGAAAATCTTAAAAATGGGAAAAACTTCCATGCTATTGTAAAAAACCTTGCAAAATCGGGAAGATACTATTGGGTAATTACAGATTTTGAAATTGCTCGAGACGAAAACGACGTTATTGTAAATTATTTCGGAAGAAGACAAGCAGTGCCGCAAGAAGTAATTGCGATGCACATTGAACCTTTGTATAAAAAATTATTGCAGATCGAAGCAGCAAGCGGAGTAGAATTTAGCGAAAAGTACTTGATCGGATTCTTAGAAGAGAGAAAGAGGACTTACGTCGAATATATTAAGGAGCTGATTTACGAGCATGAAAAGTCACAATCTAAGTTTGCTAATTATTCTGAAGAAGAGGATGGAGGAGAGGAAGAAGAACACAGAGGTTTTTTCAGCCGTTTGTTCGGAAGATAA
- a CDS encoding lipopolysaccharide kinase InaA family protein — translation MILRLNRGYEKFENILLEYIRFFNTKGEDFVIGQRNQIKLFDLDDKKINIKSFKVPHLINKIAYKYFRKSKAKRSFEFANKLLELGVGTPKPIAFAEFSSILGLEKSFYVSEQLECDLTYRELVEIPDFPDRENILRQFTKFSFDLHEKGIEFLDHSPGNTLIKKNANGNYDFFLVDLNRMEFHDSMSFEMRMKNLCRLTPLEEMVAVMSNEYAKYYKEESEEKIFDTLWKYTSDFQEQFYRKKRLKKKLKFWKK, via the coding sequence ATGATTTTAAGATTAAATCGCGGATATGAAAAATTTGAAAATATTCTTCTTGAATATATTCGTTTTTTCAATACAAAAGGAGAGGACTTTGTAATTGGCCAGCGCAATCAGATAAAACTTTTTGATTTAGACGATAAAAAAATAAATATAAAGTCGTTTAAAGTTCCGCACTTGATCAATAAAATTGCTTACAAATACTTCAGAAAATCCAAAGCAAAACGCTCTTTTGAGTTTGCAAACAAATTGCTGGAATTGGGCGTAGGAACTCCAAAACCTATTGCATTTGCTGAATTTTCGTCGATATTGGGTTTAGAAAAAAGTTTTTACGTGAGCGAGCAGCTGGAATGTGACCTTACTTATAGAGAATTGGTAGAAATACCCGATTTTCCAGACCGAGAAAATATCTTAAGACAGTTCACTAAATTCAGTTTTGACCTTCACGAAAAAGGAATTGAGTTCTTAGATCATTCGCCAGGAAATACTTTAATAAAAAAGAATGCCAACGGAAATTACGATTTCTTTCTGGTAGATTTAAACAGAATGGAATTTCACGATTCGATGTCTTTTGAAATGCGTATGAAAAACCTGTGCCGTTTAACGCCATTAGAAGAAATGGTTGCGGTAATGAGCAATGAATATGCTAAATATTATAAAGAAGAATCTGAAGAGAAGATTTTTGATACTTTATGGAAATATACGTCAGATTTTCAAGAGCAATTTTACAGAAAAAAACGCTTGAAAAAGAAACTTAAATTCTGGAAGAAGTAA
- a CDS encoding glycosyltransferase family 2 protein, producing the protein MEISGLVIAYNEEKNIGKCIDALFRICDEVIVIDSLSADNTVKIAEEKGARVISQAFLGDGPQRIHGLQYCKNDWILNLDADEILAEDAENFILSGKYKNESFDVFTFRLYNYLGRKKIDFAGWYPDKTARFFNKKTASPSKDRVHQKVSGNHKAHLKVHIHHYAWDSFEQFISKKNLYSTWHAQQLYDQGKRVSGFKPVLNGTVSFVRCYFFKKGFLNGLDGFTFSMMQASFSYMKYAKLIKLQKNNN; encoded by the coding sequence ATGGAAATCAGTGGATTAGTTATTGCCTATAATGAGGAAAAAAATATAGGGAAATGTATAGATGCTCTGTTTAGAATTTGTGATGAAGTAATTGTTATAGATTCATTGAGTGCCGATAATACAGTAAAAATTGCAGAAGAAAAAGGCGCGAGAGTTATCTCTCAAGCGTTTTTAGGAGATGGACCTCAAAGAATTCATGGACTACAGTATTGTAAAAATGACTGGATTCTAAATCTGGATGCTGACGAGATTTTGGCCGAAGATGCCGAGAATTTTATATTGTCTGGAAAGTATAAAAATGAAAGTTTTGATGTTTTTACTTTTAGACTGTATAATTATTTAGGAAGAAAGAAAATCGATTTTGCGGGTTGGTATCCTGATAAAACAGCACGCTTTTTTAATAAAAAAACAGCTTCTCCTTCAAAAGACAGAGTGCATCAAAAGGTTTCGGGTAACCATAAGGCACACTTAAAAGTACATATACATCACTATGCGTGGGACAGTTTTGAGCAGTTTATTAGTAAGAAAAACTTATATTCGACTTGGCACGCCCAACAGCTTTACGACCAAGGCAAAAGAGTAAGTGGTTTTAAGCCCGTATTGAATGGAACGGTATCTTTTGTAAGATGTTATTTCTTTAAGAAGGGTTTTTTAAACGGATTGGATGGATTTACATTTTCGATGATGCAAGCCTCTTTCTCGTATATGAAATATGCCAAGCTCATAAAACTTCAAAAAAACAACAATTAA